One Dermatophagoides farinae isolate YC_2012a chromosome 1, ASM2471394v1, whole genome shotgun sequence genomic region harbors:
- the LOC124492929 gene encoding putative G-protein coupled receptor No9, whose protein sequence is MITEMEMSLNHSGDAIFNLFSLLVVTDTTTTTTTAAATNEPNNNNDTTTINNIIDNQTRFIRTFSYFTDNVDKQRTLKNYSSNDCFHSSSSSLSSSSSSLYSTTTSNQLESFNDNHHQYIEELLKEKFNNATVIISVIILVLINIMVIFGNILVILSVFASSKLRTVTNFFIVSLAVADFLVGIAVLPYSLTFEILDTWIFGEVWCQGWLVIDVWMCTASILNLCAISVDRYLAVTRPVRYRSLMTAKRAKFIIAGVWIISFIICFPPLLLGKQESFSTIPNINPTTSSSSSSSSSLSDHYDPLTYQFSSSSIPADFTPPSSLSSSSSKSFSSKSSSLSWSSTSDSNNKMNEESSIMANNNKNNQNIRSQTMSIDTKDILSTNNNNQSPLSIKMNKGKKFDSDFKARCKPQPVQCALFRNKSYVIYSAFGSFFIPMFVMIFLYWKIYLVAIRTSRALKKGYRITKASCEENQERLTLRIHRGYCSGGGGGVEESLPIEKRSSIDHDQPNNNNNRKELSKGSSDHQQHSQRTSWTTYNRTSNTIETALTADNPTVISSSTNKLLSPPNRMIIRNGSNRNHHRHSSGHSHPSFSSSPSSSREGSARSNKVNIPSRPTSKRASKYQAKRFHAETKAAKTVGIIVGGFIVCWLPFFIVYLTRAFCVDCIPNLLFSIFFWLGYCNSMINPCIYGLFSRDFRRAFKNIICRCRFREETSVSSLIRQIHMPTFFEDMPEEMAKHESQDY, encoded by the exons aTGATAACGGAAATGGAAATGAGCCTTAATCATAGTGGTGATGCCATTTTCAATCTATTCTCATTATTGGTGGTTACCGacacgacaacaacaacaacaacagcagcagcaactaatgaaccaaacaacaacaatgatacaacaacaatcaacaacattatcgataatcaaaCACGTTTTATTCGtacattttcatatttcaccgataatgttgataaacaaagaacattgaaaaattattcatccaatgattgttttcattcatcatcatcatcattatcatcatcatcatcgtcattatatTCAACGACAACGTCAAATCAATTGGAGAGctttaatgataatcatcatcaatatattgaagagctattaaaagaaaaattcaataatgctACAGTTATTATTTCGGTCATTATATTGGTTCTAATCAATATAATGGTCATTTTTGGCAATATTCTTGTCATTTTAAGTGTTTTTGCATCAAGCAAACTACGTACggtgacaaatttttttatcg TTTCATTGGCAGTTGCCGATTTTTTAGTCGGTATTGCCGTACTACCATATTCGCTCACATTTGAg aTTTTAGACACGTGGATATTTGGTGAAGTCTGGTGCCAAGGAtg gCTTGTGATTGATGTTTGGATGTGTACAGCAAGCA TATTAAATCTATGTGCAATATCGGTCGATAGATATTTGGCCGTCACTAGACCTGTCCGATATCGTAGCTTAATGACTGCCAAAAGagcaaaatttattattgctgGTGTTTGGATTATatcttttattatttgttttccTCCT CTTTTACTTGGTAAACAAGAATCTTTTTCCACAATACCAAACATCAATCcaaccacatcatcatcgtcgtcatcatcatcatcattatccgaTCATTATGATCCTTTAACatatcaattttcatcatcatcaattccgGCCGATTTTACACCACCTTCTTCTttatcttcttcttcatctaaatctttttcttctaaaTCGTCTTCATTGTCGTGGTCATCAACAAGTgacagtaataataaaatgaatgaagagtCTTCCATAatggccaacaacaataaaaacaaccaaaatatTCGATCTCAAACAATGTCGATCGATACAAAAGACATTCTCtcaacgaataataataatcaaagtCCATtgtcaataaaaatgaataaaggaaaaaaatttgattcagatTTCAAAGCGCGTTGTAAACCACAGCCCGTCCAATGTGCTTTGTTTCGTAACAAAAGCTATGTGATATATTCGGcatttggatcatttttcattccaatgttcgtgatgatttttctttattggaAAATATATTTAGTCGCTATTCGTACTAGTCGTGCCTTGAAAAAAGGTTATCGTATTACAAAAGCATCATGTGAAGAGAATCAAGAACGATTAACATTGCGTATTCATCGTGGATAttgtagtggtggtggtggtggtgttgaaGAAAGTTTGCCAATAGAAAAACgatcatcgatcgatcatGATCagccaaataataataataaccgaaAAGAATTATCTAAAGGCTCAagtgatcatcaacaacattctcAACGGACATCATGGACCACATATAATCGTACATCAAATACGATTGAGACAGCATTAACGGCCGATAATCCAACTGTGATATCTAGTAGTAcgaacaaattattatcaccaccaAATAGAATGATTATAAGAAATGGTAGTaatcgaaatcatcatcgccattcATCGGGCCATTCACATCCAAGTTTTTCCAGTAGTCCTTCATCATCACGTGAAGGTAGTGCCCGTAGTAATAAAGTCAATATTCCATCAAGACCAACCAGTAAACGTGCATCCAAATATCAAGCTAAACGTTTCCATGCTGAGACAAAGGCTGCCAAAACTGTTGGCATCATTGTAGGAGGTTTTATAGTTTGTTG gctaccatttttcattgtttatttAACCAGAGCTTTCTGTGTAGATTGTATAccgaatttattatttagcATCTTTTTCTGGTTAGGTTATTgtaattcaatgattaatcCAT GCATATATGGTCTGTTTAGCCGTGATTTTCGACGTGCtttcaaaaacatcatttgCAGATGTCGATTCCGGGAGGAAACTTCTGTCAGTTCACTTATTCGACAAATTCATATGCCGACATTTTTTGAAGATATGCCCGAAGAGATGGCTAAACATGAATCACAAGACTATTGA